The Anaerosoma tenue genome has a window encoding:
- a CDS encoding phosphoglucomutase/phosphomannomutase family protein: MTSDIRFGTDGWRAVIGAGFTYDNLRRVADAAGRVYAAENPGGLVLVGYDTRFEAESFARAAAEVLASHGLRVGLSDRYLPTPALCWAVAHDEAAIGGVMLTASHNPAPYLGFKLRMADGGASPKSFSDRVEAALAAEPPAAPADADDLVETVDLMGPYLDALRAMVDAEVIAEAGLRVVVDPLYGAGQTYLAETLRGLGVEVTELHGERNPGFGGLHPEPIPPHIVEAQEYVREHGLDAAFITDGDADRIGAADRNGTFVNPHRIIALVARHLVEGRGMSGRIVKTLSTSVLVDRIARHLGSEVTTTPVGFKWIYEEMLKGDVLIGGEESGGIGIPSHVRERDGLLMALLLVEMMARHEKGLGALVDDLLETVGAMEYGRFDMRLEPAAMSRFVEAMPTLAPTTLAGMEVLEVIRTDGVKFLLPDDAWLLLRASGTEPLVRVYAEAADFKLVDELLAAGRLLANDA, encoded by the coding sequence ATGACCAGCGACATCCGCTTCGGCACCGACGGCTGGCGCGCCGTGATCGGTGCCGGTTTCACCTACGACAACCTGCGCAGGGTCGCCGATGCGGCCGGGCGCGTGTATGCCGCCGAGAATCCTGGCGGGCTCGTTCTGGTGGGCTACGACACCCGGTTCGAGGCCGAGAGCTTCGCTCGGGCGGCCGCCGAGGTCCTGGCGTCGCATGGCCTGCGTGTGGGGCTCTCGGACCGCTACCTGCCCACGCCGGCGCTCTGCTGGGCGGTGGCGCACGACGAGGCGGCCATCGGCGGTGTGATGCTCACCGCGAGCCACAATCCCGCTCCGTACCTCGGCTTCAAGCTGCGGATGGCCGACGGGGGAGCGAGCCCCAAGTCCTTCAGCGACCGCGTTGAGGCCGCCCTCGCCGCCGAGCCGCCAGCGGCCCCGGCGGATGCCGACGATCTCGTTGAGACCGTGGACCTGATGGGCCCGTACCTTGATGCGCTCCGCGCCATGGTCGACGCCGAGGTAATCGCCGAGGCCGGGCTCCGCGTGGTGGTGGATCCGCTGTACGGCGCGGGCCAGACCTACCTCGCCGAGACCCTGCGCGGACTCGGTGTGGAGGTGACCGAGCTGCACGGCGAGCGCAACCCCGGCTTCGGCGGTCTGCACCCCGAGCCGATCCCGCCGCACATCGTCGAGGCGCAGGAGTACGTGCGCGAGCACGGGCTCGACGCCGCGTTCATCACCGATGGCGACGCCGACCGCATCGGCGCGGCGGATCGCAACGGGACGTTCGTCAATCCGCATCGCATCATCGCGCTGGTCGCCCGGCACCTCGTGGAGGGTCGCGGCATGAGCGGCCGCATCGTCAAGACGCTCTCCACCAGCGTGCTCGTGGACCGTATCGCCCGTCACCTCGGCAGCGAGGTCACCACCACGCCCGTGGGCTTCAAGTGGATCTATGAGGAGATGCTCAAGGGCGACGTGCTCATCGGCGGGGAGGAGAGCGGCGGCATCGGCATCCCGTCGCACGTGCGGGAGCGTGACGGCCTGCTCATGGCGCTCCTGCTCGTGGAGATGATGGCGCGTCACGAGAAGGGCCTCGGCGCGCTCGTTGACGACCTGCTCGAGACCGTGGGCGCCATGGAGTACGGCCGGTTCGACATGCGCCTGGAGCCCGCAGCGATGTCCCGGTTCGTGGAGGCCATGCCCACGCTCGCGCCTACGACACTGGCCGGCATGGAGGTGCTCGAGGTGATTCGCACCGACGGCGTGAAGTTCCTGTTGCCCGACGACGCCTGGCTGTTGCTGCGCGCTTCGGGGACCGAGCCGCTCGTACGCGTGTACGCCGAGGCCGCCGACTTCAAGCTCGTGGACGAGCTGCTGGCCGCGGGGCGCCTGCTCGCCAACGACGCGTAG
- a CDS encoding MBOAT family O-acyltransferase yields the protein MLQFFEGFTGLMQFASIAYLAFLALAVVVYFALPGVRTRTAWLLSLSALFYLALSPRWFWVLIAVTAYTYVIGRVIGARGSARADAPPGARDRILLTVGIIPVVGALIVFKYLGFLSELGNGFLQILPAPVSLPVLQLALPIGISFWTFQTIAYLVDVYRGVVTPERNPFYYALAVMFFPVVTAGPITRAHVLLQQLKEKHRFDASKMQSGLLLIGRGFFKKLMVADRIAVFVNTVFDNPYDHSGVVDGLLFSVAAVFFAIQLYCDFSGYTDIVRGSARLFGVDLPLNFRAPYFARDVRDFWRRWHISLMDWLRDYIYIPLGGSRRGVRRRYINVMAVFLVSGIWHGAGLTFIIWGALNGLYMITGELLAPVRQRVLDFMRVDRSTFAHRVTQTVLTFGLITFAWVFFRADSLADAAYIVPRMFIPTVWIFTDGTLLKQGLGYADLLVALASIGVVWITDWLSLRYDLLLHFNRQHLLFRWLVYYGLILVVVVFGHYGGTYNAADFVYFRF from the coding sequence GTGCTGCAGTTCTTCGAGGGGTTTACGGGCTTGATGCAGTTTGCCAGTATCGCGTACCTGGCCTTCCTCGCACTCGCGGTCGTCGTGTACTTCGCTCTTCCCGGGGTGAGGACCCGGACGGCATGGCTGCTGAGTCTCAGCGCGTTGTTCTATCTGGCGCTTTCGCCACGATGGTTCTGGGTCCTCATCGCGGTGACGGCGTACACCTATGTGATCGGCCGGGTGATCGGCGCGCGTGGTTCAGCGCGTGCCGACGCGCCGCCGGGAGCACGAGACAGGATCTTGCTCACTGTGGGGATCATTCCCGTGGTCGGGGCCTTGATCGTCTTCAAGTACCTGGGCTTCCTGTCCGAGCTTGGCAATGGCTTCCTCCAGATCCTGCCTGCCCCGGTCAGTCTGCCTGTGCTGCAACTTGCGCTGCCGATCGGCATCTCCTTCTGGACCTTCCAGACGATCGCCTACTTGGTGGATGTATATCGCGGCGTTGTGACCCCCGAGCGCAATCCGTTCTACTACGCGCTGGCCGTCATGTTCTTCCCGGTGGTCACTGCGGGTCCCATCACCAGGGCGCATGTGCTTCTTCAGCAGCTCAAGGAGAAGCACCGATTCGACGCCTCCAAGATGCAGTCGGGTCTGCTTCTCATCGGCCGGGGCTTCTTCAAGAAACTCATGGTCGCTGACCGTATCGCAGTGTTCGTCAACACGGTCTTCGACAATCCCTACGACCATTCTGGCGTCGTCGATGGTTTGCTGTTCTCAGTGGCCGCGGTGTTCTTCGCTATCCAGCTCTACTGCGACTTCTCGGGTTACACCGACATCGTCCGCGGCTCGGCCCGGCTGTTCGGGGTGGATCTCCCCCTGAACTTCCGGGCACCGTACTTTGCTCGTGATGTCCGCGACTTCTGGCGCCGGTGGCACATCTCCTTGATGGACTGGTTGCGCGACTACATCTACATCCCGTTGGGCGGGAGCCGCAGGGGAGTACGTCGGCGCTACATCAACGTCATGGCCGTGTTCCTGGTTTCCGGGATCTGGCACGGAGCAGGCCTGACTTTTATCATCTGGGGCGCGCTGAACGGGCTCTATATGATCACCGGGGAGTTGTTGGCGCCGGTGCGTCAGCGAGTGCTCGACTTCATGAGAGTGGACCGATCGACATTCGCTCATCGAGTCACTCAAACGGTCCTGACCTTCGGATTGATCACTTTCGCGTGGGTCTTCTTTCGGGCCGACTCGCTCGCTGACGCGGCGTATATAGTGCCGCGAATGTTCATCCCCACCGTCTGGATCTTCACTGACGGCACGTTGCTCAAGCAGGGACTCGGCTACGCTGACTTGTTGGTGGCGCTCGCATCGATCGGTGTGGTGTGGATCACCGACTGGCTGTCGCTCCGCTACGACCTGCTCTTACACTTCAACCGTCAGCACCTGCTGTTCCGCTGGCTCGTCTACTATGGCCTGATTCTCGTGGTAGTGGTGTTCGGCCACTATGGAGGCACCTACAATGCGGCAGACTTCGTCTACTTCCGGTTCTAA
- a CDS encoding mannose-1-phosphate guanylyltransferase/mannose-6-phosphate isomerase, which translates to MTERTRIPHLHALILAGGSGTRFWPLSRELSPKQFVDIFGGVSLITQAVTRVSPLVAEDGIHVLTNERLLDELRNHLKSQPSLGDMSVEYLAEPTPRNTAPAIALAAAYLAGIDPDAVMVVLPSDHVLENGERWERIMRVAAGLAAQDFLVTIGLEPTRPETGYGYIRMGERIATPAENGTTGHRVAAFVEKPDRATAESYLAEGGYLWNSGMLVARAATVLVQLESAGKRASTPDSAPAAAIAAAARDVAAMPPAEWTSVAVREAFEALPSVPFDKAVLEVSDAVAVVPADLAWSDVGSLVALEDVAPADERGNVLAGNVVDVDSHDTIVYSADRLVATIGLSGLMVVDTADATLVAPKDRAQDVRLVVEELRGRGAREIVENRSSLRPWGSWTMLSKGAGFQVKTIEVMPGQRLSLQSHRHRSEHWVVVEGVALVEVDGETFRVTANESKYVPCGSVHRLTNDGDSVLRVVEVAVGDYLGEDDITRYEDDWAR; encoded by the coding sequence ATGACCGAGCGCACACGCATCCCGCACCTGCACGCCCTGATCCTCGCCGGCGGGAGCGGTACCCGGTTCTGGCCGCTCTCGCGCGAGCTCTCCCCCAAGCAGTTCGTGGACATCTTCGGCGGCGTGAGCCTCATCACCCAGGCGGTCACCCGCGTCTCCCCGCTCGTGGCCGAGGACGGCATCCACGTGCTCACCAACGAGCGTCTGCTCGACGAGCTCCGCAACCACCTCAAGTCGCAGCCGTCACTTGGCGACATGAGCGTGGAGTACCTCGCCGAGCCCACGCCCCGCAACACGGCGCCCGCGATAGCGCTCGCCGCCGCGTATCTCGCAGGCATCGATCCCGACGCGGTGATGGTGGTACTGCCGTCGGACCACGTGCTGGAGAACGGCGAGCGGTGGGAACGCATCATGCGTGTGGCGGCAGGTCTCGCCGCGCAGGACTTCCTCGTGACGATCGGCCTGGAGCCCACGCGGCCCGAGACCGGTTACGGCTACATCCGCATGGGCGAGCGGATCGCCACGCCTGCCGAGAACGGCACGACAGGCCATCGCGTTGCCGCATTCGTCGAGAAGCCCGACCGCGCCACCGCCGAGTCGTATCTGGCCGAGGGCGGCTACCTCTGGAACTCGGGCATGCTCGTGGCCCGCGCCGCGACCGTGCTCGTGCAACTCGAGAGCGCCGGGAAGCGCGCGTCCACTCCCGACAGCGCGCCGGCCGCCGCTATCGCCGCAGCCGCACGCGACGTGGCGGCGATGCCACCTGCCGAATGGACCTCGGTGGCGGTGCGCGAGGCCTTCGAAGCGCTGCCGTCGGTGCCGTTCGACAAGGCCGTGCTCGAGGTCAGTGACGCCGTGGCCGTGGTGCCCGCCGACCTCGCGTGGTCGGACGTGGGCTCGCTGGTGGCGCTGGAGGACGTCGCCCCCGCAGACGAGCGGGGCAACGTGCTCGCGGGCAACGTTGTGGACGTTGATTCGCACGACACGATCGTGTACTCGGCGGATCGGCTTGTGGCTACGATCGGGCTGAGCGGCCTCATGGTGGTGGACACCGCTGACGCCACGCTCGTGGCGCCCAAGGACCGCGCGCAAGACGTGCGGCTGGTGGTGGAGGAGCTGCGTGGCCGTGGCGCGCGCGAGATCGTGGAGAATCGCTCGTCGCTCCGCCCGTGGGGGTCGTGGACGATGCTCTCCAAGGGCGCCGGCTTCCAGGTGAAGACGATCGAGGTGATGCCCGGCCAGCGGTTGTCGCTCCAGAGCCACCGGCACCGCAGCGAGCACTGGGTCGTGGTGGAGGGAGTTGCGCTGGTGGAGGTCGATGGCGAGACGTTCCGCGTGACAGCGAACGAGTCCAAATACGTGCCGTGCGGCTCGGTGCACCGGCTCACCAACGACGGCGACTCGGTGCTGCGCGTGGTGGAGGTGGCGGTGGGCGACTACCTCGGCGAGGACGACATCACCCGCTACGAGGACGACTGGGCTCGATAG
- a CDS encoding glycosyltransferase, with product MRAVLLESLPYESAFRVGSHHYAARLLAHDWDAMWLSHPLSPLHVVHPVKRDFEVRMRSWRAGPLDYGRLTYYNPMALLPPAPLPLLRSRGVARTSVRLTVPSAYRMLRRRGFDAPDLVWLTNPIYQPLAERLQAGCRVVRVADDATAFENVPESLRELEEAALAAADVIFAVASSVRDRLAQRFANVVHLPNGVEFERFDVDVAEPTDLASIPGPRVLYVGAMEYWFDAALLAECARELPDVSFVLLGPESARVTKAVEGLGNVHLLGSRPYAGVPGYMRHCDVGIVPFVRSTMVDAIHPIKVYEYLAAGLPVVAIRWPELEAMKAPVDLCERYEFCERLRRLLDGLGSSSGEIESRLEYARENSWDARFEIVLREVGRVLDGASR from the coding sequence CGCGATGTGGCTCTCACACCCGCTATCACCTCTGCACGTCGTCCATCCGGTCAAGCGGGACTTTGAGGTCCGCATGCGCTCGTGGCGAGCCGGTCCGCTCGACTACGGACGACTCACCTACTACAACCCGATGGCGCTGCTGCCTCCTGCTCCGCTCCCACTACTGCGCTCGCGTGGGGTGGCGCGTACGAGCGTGAGGCTGACAGTGCCGAGCGCGTACCGGATGCTCCGAAGACGCGGGTTCGACGCTCCTGACCTCGTTTGGCTCACCAACCCCATCTACCAGCCGCTCGCTGAGCGTCTTCAGGCGGGATGTCGCGTCGTGCGTGTCGCTGACGACGCCACCGCGTTCGAGAACGTGCCCGAATCGCTGCGTGAACTCGAAGAAGCAGCGCTTGCCGCCGCAGACGTTATCTTTGCGGTGGCCTCCTCGGTGCGCGATCGCCTCGCGCAACGCTTCGCCAACGTCGTGCATCTGCCGAACGGCGTGGAGTTCGAACGCTTCGACGTTGATGTAGCCGAGCCGACCGACCTGGCCTCGATTCCCGGGCCGCGTGTGCTGTACGTAGGTGCGATGGAGTACTGGTTCGACGCCGCGCTATTAGCCGAGTGTGCCCGCGAGCTGCCTGACGTGTCGTTCGTGCTGCTGGGGCCGGAGTCGGCGCGTGTGACCAAGGCCGTCGAAGGACTCGGCAATGTGCATCTCCTCGGCAGCCGACCGTACGCGGGCGTTCCTGGCTATATGCGCCATTGCGATGTCGGAATCGTGCCGTTCGTGCGCAGCACGATGGTGGACGCGATCCATCCCATCAAAGTCTACGAGTACCTTGCAGCAGGATTGCCGGTCGTAGCGATACGCTGGCCGGAGCTAGAAGCGATGAAGGCGCCGGTGGATCTCTGCGAACGCTACGAGTTCTGTGAACGGCTGCGGAGATTGCTCGATGGCCTGGGATCCTCGTCAGGGGAGATCGAGAGCCGACTCGAATATGCCCGCGAGAACTCCTGGGATGCTCGGTTCGAGATCGTGCTGCGCGAGGTGGGGAGGGTGTTGGACGGCGCATCCCGGTAG
- a CDS encoding ABC transporter ATP-binding protein, which produces MPSRIIHSINEYLRINAIRRMLRIVDVTRIEVTGLVIFAVLFAIFEGIGISLLLPILQFAESGGASAFQGSGFIWEALDRFMVVLGLPVTLPVLLALAFLPILMRQVVFYFKTWYSAVVSSRIGIRMRMQTLDTVLDADPEFFGRHSVGKLVNVLITQTNAAGTAILNVIGLLSVGLLMALYMAILLAISAPLTLVTLVFALVVSRLIKTIIRHIREFAVESAAISQEMMGKIVERMGLMPLIKLRDMKRHESENIREYSEEMRQLGIKKSRLGARIEVTTDPLLMLSVFITLYIGISVLGMTLAELGLVVFVLSRLNAKIKEFNNGRQEISKNIAGLLLVQQTAEEAERSNRIMSGPVPFEGLRQELALADVSFDYPDSYNAEGKMLSAGKQVLRGISLEIPAGSFTALVGRSGAGKSTLVELLPRLRDATSGTITYDGTDIRDFNVGSLRKGIGYLTQQAMLFNDTVRANLVYGLDTEPTEEQVRDALERAYATFVYDLPNGLDTHLGDQGVRFSGGERQRIGLARVLLADSSVLILDEPTSALDSESEAYIQKALSELHGTKTVIVIAHRLATVIKADQLLLIDDGRIVERGTHEELVAMGETYQKLFETQLLA; this is translated from the coding sequence GTGCCCAGCAGGATCATCCACTCGATCAACGAGTACCTCCGCATCAACGCCATCCGGCGGATGCTCCGCATAGTCGATGTCACCCGCATCGAGGTCACAGGACTCGTGATCTTCGCCGTGCTCTTCGCAATCTTCGAAGGCATCGGCATCTCGCTGCTGCTTCCCATCCTCCAGTTCGCCGAGAGCGGCGGCGCATCGGCTTTCCAGGGATCAGGTTTCATATGGGAGGCACTCGACCGATTCATGGTCGTCCTGGGGCTACCGGTGACACTCCCCGTCTTGCTCGCCCTGGCCTTCCTGCCGATCCTTATGCGCCAGGTGGTCTTCTACTTCAAGACATGGTACTCGGCCGTGGTCTCCAGCCGCATCGGCATCCGGATGCGGATGCAGACGCTCGACACTGTACTCGACGCCGACCCGGAGTTCTTTGGACGCCACTCTGTGGGCAAGCTCGTCAACGTGCTGATCACCCAGACCAATGCGGCCGGAACGGCGATCCTCAACGTGATCGGACTGCTATCGGTGGGGCTTCTGATGGCGCTCTACATGGCGATCCTCCTCGCAATCTCGGCCCCCTTGACGCTCGTGACACTAGTGTTCGCGCTTGTGGTGTCTCGCCTGATCAAGACGATCATCCGTCATATCCGCGAATTCGCCGTCGAATCCGCAGCGATCAGCCAGGAGATGATGGGCAAGATCGTGGAGCGCATGGGCCTCATGCCCCTGATCAAGCTCCGCGATATGAAACGTCATGAGTCGGAGAACATCCGCGAGTACTCCGAGGAGATGCGCCAGCTCGGCATCAAGAAGTCCCGCCTAGGAGCGCGCATCGAGGTCACGACCGACCCGCTTCTCATGCTCTCGGTCTTCATCACGCTCTACATCGGCATCAGCGTGCTGGGGATGACACTCGCCGAGCTTGGCCTCGTCGTGTTCGTGCTGAGCCGCCTGAACGCCAAGATCAAGGAGTTCAACAACGGCCGGCAGGAGATCTCCAAGAACATCGCTGGCCTGCTGCTCGTGCAGCAGACGGCCGAGGAGGCCGAGCGCTCCAACCGCATCATGAGCGGACCCGTGCCCTTCGAAGGGCTGCGGCAGGAGCTGGCGCTCGCCGATGTGTCGTTCGACTACCCCGACTCATACAACGCAGAGGGCAAGATGCTTTCGGCCGGCAAGCAGGTGTTGCGCGGCATCTCGCTCGAGATCCCCGCCGGCTCCTTCACCGCGCTCGTGGGACGCTCTGGGGCCGGCAAGTCGACTCTCGTGGAACTGCTGCCGCGGCTGCGGGACGCCACGAGCGGCACCATCACGTACGACGGCACCGACATCCGCGACTTCAATGTCGGCTCGCTCCGCAAGGGGATCGGCTACCTCACGCAGCAGGCCATGCTGTTCAATGACACGGTGCGGGCGAACCTGGTCTACGGTCTCGACACCGAGCCGACCGAAGAGCAGGTCCGCGACGCACTCGAAAGGGCCTACGCAACCTTCGTCTACGACTTGCCCAACGGCCTCGACACACACCTGGGCGACCAGGGCGTGCGCTTCTCGGGCGGCGAGCGCCAACGGATAGGCCTGGCGCGCGTCCTGCTTGCCGACAGCAGCGTCCTCATCCTCGATGAGCCCACAAGCGCACTGGACTCGGAGTCTGAGGCGTACATCCAGAAGGCGCTGTCAGAACTGCACGGAACCAAGACCGTCATCGTGATCGCCCATCGACTAGCCACCGTGATCAAGGCCGACCAGTTGCTGCTCATCGACGACGGGCGCATCGTGGAACGCGGCACTCACGAGGAGCTCGTCGCCATGGGCGAGACCTATCAGAAGCTGTTCGAGACGCAGCTGCTCGCGTAG
- a CDS encoding glycosyltransferase family 4 protein: MAHPHATGTDASLLEGVRILYLNVFGGPTVGGGEVVLLRMIEAARAAGAETTLVCLPDAEVGRRAAAAGSSVVYYDLLPPGVLTRLPALRRLVRDARPDIVQGSGMLTNLLVRMIAPCTAAVVNTVQVLPDAARSDGRVLGAWARAVAGRVARGRTDRFIAVSDAVKRGLVEAGVPTERIRTIYPAVDVDALIASAREQPPAGLPEGHPLVGMLGRLEPVKGTGSFIAAAARVHEFVPEAALVVAGDGSERSRLEHLAAEADVTLIGDVSCAPGFLNALDVVVVPSLSEAFGLVAAEASALGKPVVATNTGGLPEVVEDGVSGLLVPPRDPAGLADAIVRLLEDPAMRARMGEAGQRIVRERFGLERMADELVAVYRDVAGRA; the protein is encoded by the coding sequence GTGGCCCACCCGCATGCAACCGGCACAGATGCATCCCTCCTCGAGGGTGTGCGCATCCTCTATCTGAACGTCTTCGGCGGACCCACTGTCGGTGGCGGCGAGGTGGTGCTGCTGCGGATGATCGAGGCGGCCCGGGCCGCGGGGGCCGAGACCACTCTGGTGTGCCTGCCCGACGCGGAGGTGGGAAGGCGCGCTGCCGCGGCGGGCTCGTCGGTGGTGTACTATGACCTGTTGCCGCCGGGCGTGCTCACGCGGCTTCCCGCGCTCCGACGGCTCGTCCGAGACGCTCGCCCGGACATCGTGCAGGGGAGCGGTATGCTCACCAACCTGCTCGTGCGGATGATCGCTCCCTGCACGGCTGCTGTGGTGAACACCGTGCAGGTACTGCCCGATGCGGCGCGTAGCGACGGTCGCGTGCTCGGCGCCTGGGCGCGTGCGGTGGCCGGGCGTGTGGCCCGGGGGCGCACGGACCGCTTCATAGCGGTCTCCGATGCGGTGAAGCGCGGGCTCGTGGAGGCCGGCGTACCGACCGAGCGGATCCGCACAATATACCCGGCTGTCGATGTCGATGCGCTCATCGCCAGTGCGCGCGAGCAACCTCCTGCAGGTCTTCCGGAGGGCCATCCGCTGGTGGGGATGCTGGGCCGCCTCGAGCCGGTCAAAGGCACCGGATCCTTCATCGCTGCGGCGGCCCGCGTGCATGAGTTCGTGCCGGAGGCTGCTCTGGTAGTCGCGGGCGATGGCTCCGAGCGCTCGCGCTTGGAGCATCTCGCGGCGGAAGCCGACGTCACGCTCATCGGCGATGTGTCGTGCGCACCCGGCTTCCTGAACGCGCTCGATGTCGTCGTGGTGCCGTCGCTGTCCGAGGCGTTCGGCCTCGTTGCCGCCGAGGCGTCTGCGCTGGGCAAGCCCGTTGTGGCCACGAACACCGGCGGTCTGCCCGAAGTCGTCGAAGACGGCGTGAGCGGCCTCCTCGTCCCACCTCGCGACCCTGCTGGACTCGCCGACGCTATCGTCCGGCTGCTCGAAGATCCTGCCATGCGTGCCCGCATGGGGGAGGCGGGGCAACGGATCGTACGCGAGCGTTTCGGGCTGGAGCGGATGGCCGACGAGCTCGTTGCGGTCTATCGCGACGTTGCCGGTCGTGCGTGA